From the genome of bacterium:
ATTTTCTTCCGCTCTATTTCATCTGGACCGCGCTGCGTACGTGCAACTTTTTGTGCACGTATTGCGACGACCATCGGGGACGAAAATATCCCGAGCTGTCGAATGACGGCGTGCTCGATACCGCCGACGCCTTTCGTCTTCTGCGCATCATGCGCACGCGCACGCCGTCGGTGTATTTCGCCGGCGGCGAACCGACGTTGCGCCGCGATCTGCCGCAGCTCGTCCGCGCCGCGCGCGACATGAACTACAACCCGATCATCGTCAACACGAACGCGTCGGTGCTGGATCGCCTGCTCGAACGACCGGAGTGGGGTACGTTTCTGGCCGATGTCGACAACATCGTCGTCAGCCTGGACGCGCTCGACCTGGGCGTGCTCGCCGAAATGTGGCAATGGCGGACGCCCGAGCGCGTCATCCGCAATCTTCTGATTCTGCGCGAACTGGCGGGACCGTATCGATTCAAGCTCGCGGTGAACTGCGTCATCCAGCCCGGCGCGATCGAACACGCGCGCGACGTGCTGGACTTGGCGTGCGACCTCGGCATCTGGTTCTCGCCGGTGCCGATGAACGTCGGCCCGCGCGTGTCCGGCGCGTTGAAGGACGACGCGGGATATCGCGATCTCGCGGATCTCATTCTCGAGCGCAAGGCGCAAGGATTCCGCGTGAACGGATCGATGCGGATGAACCGCCG
Proteins encoded in this window:
- a CDS encoding radical SAM protein, whose translation is MTFTHYRPREGHPDWLSLFAEAREAAGRLRGLQAPPRSRTADLGRVARSIRTAASNYIENRRRARAGREDFLPLYFIWTALRTCNFLCTYCDDHRGRKYPELSNDGVLDTADAFRLLRIMRTRTPSVYFAGGEPTLRRDLPQLVRAARDMNYNPIIVNTNASVLDRLLERPEWGTFLADVDNIVVSLDALDLGVLAEMWQWRTPERVIRNLLILRELAGPYRFKLAVNCVIQPGAIEHARDVLDLACDLGIWFSPVPMNVGPRVSGALKDDAGYRDLADLILERKAQGFRVNGSMRMNRRLLAGEPLNCRNTLKPHVDFDGNLFWPCKSTVNVEPLRANVLDFDDVDALWAHCRESIDPTGFHGPDADQCGGDCNWAQNYTTDAYAEGLARPLSLVAEVREFLNKR